One region of Mucilaginibacter sp. 14171R-50 genomic DNA includes:
- a CDS encoding GH92 family glycosyl hydrolase has protein sequence MRYIRSFAFLLAAFVLPGSLMAQDVLKYVDPNIGTAHSRWFFYTPAAVPGGMAKLAPSTNGHYGNATGWQAVGYDTRQNSIEGFVHFHEWQVGGVSFMPITGPLKIKPGALDTAGSGYRSNFNRKNEVAQPGYYKVLLDDYNITAELTATKRVGFHRYTFPENSQSHIILDIGNVQGESGAVTDAEIHMVDDTHFEGFVITYPKYLKIYDPEGKVAMFFYGEISKKPGSVGAFTAKGINQNTTSAKGKGAGLFLNYKTSRNEAIELKVGLSYTSVNNAKENLAAEAKGLSFNQAKLAAQTTWRQQLGKLYVEGNNEADKKKFYTGLFHALLGRGTASDVNGAYPTHGGHIGQMDYSQGKPKRNFINTDAIWGAFWNLTQLWSLSYPESYSDFVHTQLQLYQDRGWFGDGIANSEYESGVGTNFVGLAIAAAYQAGIRDYDINFAYEAVKNNELGWKNRDVGAGKMDTKAFLEHGYSPFIDENKTDSTGAYFSASHTLEYSFSAFAAAQMAKKLGKMDDYKKFIDYSNGWKHLYNPANKLIQPKRADGTFIDKFNPLEPWRGFQEGNAVQYTFYVPQNPAALINALGKDYFNKNLNNIFEKSEKDAFGGGKTIDAFAGITAIYNHGNQPNLHTSWLFNFSGNPWLTQKWTRRICDEFYGIEPIHGYGYGQDEDQGQLGSWYVMSALGLFDVKGFTDAKPIVELGSPMFSKASVKLGNGKKLVIVAKNNSKQNYYVQSATFNGKKLNNCWLYRDDLMKGGTLTFVMGNKPNKTWGTKVPPPSVQ, from the coding sequence AAAATATGTGGATCCTAATATTGGGACGGCTCATAGCCGGTGGTTTTTTTATACCCCCGCTGCTGTGCCGGGCGGCATGGCTAAGCTGGCGCCCTCAACAAACGGGCATTACGGTAACGCAACAGGTTGGCAGGCGGTTGGCTATGATACCCGCCAAAACTCCATTGAGGGCTTTGTGCATTTTCATGAGTGGCAGGTTGGGGGTGTAAGCTTCATGCCAATCACCGGCCCATTAAAAATAAAGCCGGGCGCGTTGGATACCGCAGGCAGCGGCTATCGCTCGAACTTTAACCGCAAAAATGAAGTTGCTCAACCAGGCTATTACAAGGTTTTGCTGGATGATTATAACATCACCGCTGAGCTTACTGCCACCAAACGCGTAGGCTTTCACCGATACACCTTCCCGGAGAACAGCCAATCGCATATTATATTGGATATTGGTAACGTACAAGGCGAAAGTGGTGCGGTAACAGATGCCGAAATACACATGGTAGATGATACTCATTTTGAAGGCTTTGTTATTACTTATCCGAAATACCTGAAGATATACGACCCGGAAGGTAAGGTAGCCATGTTTTTTTACGGCGAGATCAGTAAAAAGCCTGGCAGCGTAGGGGCGTTTACAGCAAAGGGGATCAACCAGAATACTACTTCGGCTAAGGGTAAAGGCGCCGGCCTGTTCCTTAATTATAAAACAAGCAGAAACGAAGCTATAGAGTTGAAAGTTGGACTTTCTTACACGTCAGTAAACAATGCAAAAGAAAACCTGGCGGCCGAAGCTAAAGGCCTTTCGTTTAACCAGGCTAAGCTTGCAGCCCAAACCACCTGGCGCCAGCAGCTCGGAAAGCTTTATGTGGAAGGTAACAACGAGGCGGATAAAAAGAAGTTTTACACAGGTCTGTTCCACGCCTTATTGGGCCGGGGCACTGCCAGCGATGTAAACGGGGCATACCCTACACATGGCGGCCATATTGGCCAAATGGATTACTCCCAGGGTAAACCGAAACGCAATTTTATAAATACCGATGCCATTTGGGGCGCTTTCTGGAACCTTACGCAATTATGGTCGTTATCCTACCCCGAAAGCTACAGCGATTTTGTGCATACACAGCTGCAGTTATATCAAGACCGCGGCTGGTTTGGCGATGGCATTGCCAATAGTGAATATGAATCAGGCGTGGGAACGAATTTTGTAGGGTTGGCCATTGCGGCTGCTTATCAGGCCGGCATACGCGATTACGATATAAACTTTGCATATGAGGCAGTAAAAAATAATGAACTGGGTTGGAAGAACCGCGATGTTGGCGCCGGTAAAATGGATACCAAAGCGTTTTTAGAACACGGTTACTCGCCATTTATTGATGAAAACAAAACAGACTCTACAGGGGCCTATTTTTCGGCTTCGCATACGCTCGAGTATAGCTTTAGCGCTTTTGCCGCAGCGCAGATGGCAAAAAAGTTAGGTAAGATGGACGATTATAAAAAGTTTATCGATTACTCAAACGGATGGAAGCACCTTTACAATCCTGCCAATAAGCTGATACAGCCTAAACGCGCCGATGGAACATTTATAGATAAATTTAATCCGCTTGAGCCATGGCGCGGTTTCCAGGAAGGTAACGCGGTACAGTATACTTTTTATGTGCCGCAAAACCCTGCCGCGTTGATAAACGCGCTGGGTAAAGACTACTTTAATAAAAACCTGAACAATATCTTCGAGAAATCTGAAAAAGATGCCTTTGGGGGTGGTAAAACTATAGACGCTTTTGCCGGTATAACCGCAATTTACAATCATGGCAATCAGCCTAACCTTCATACCAGCTGGCTTTTTAATTTTTCGGGCAACCCATGGCTCACCCAAAAATGGACAAGGCGCATCTGCGATGAATTTTATGGTATAGAGCCTATTCACGGTTATGGATATGGCCAGGATGAAGATCAGGGCCAGCTGGGCTCTTGGTACGTAATGAGCGCGCTTGGCTTGTTTGATGTAAAAGGATTTACAGATGCCAAACCGATTGTTGAATTAGGCAGCCCTATGTTCAGCAAGGCTTCGGTTAAATTAGGCAACGGTAAAAAGCTTGTTATTGTGGCTAAAAACAACTCTAAGCAAAATTATTATGTTCAATCTGCCACGTTTAACGGTAAAAAGTTAAACAATTGCTGGCTATATCGCGATGACCTGATGAAGGGTGGCACATTAACCTTTGTTATGGGTAATAAGCCGAACAAGACCTGGG